aatacagttatttttatttcatacttcATACATTTGAGGGTATAAGAATATAAGGGTATATTAAGGATATATAAGAATACAAGGGTATATTTTTCTTGATTGAACAAAATTCTTCATGCAGAAATACTTAAATACTGCTCTCTAAGAGCATTTCCACAATGACTATAAAGTGAATAGAAAGCACTTTTCAAGTTTTCAAGTGGAAGTGAatgggaaagtaggaaaaaaggTAGGGCTGAGATTCAGAGTTTGGTGACTTGGCAGGGCAAGGTCATCCAATTAACAGGTTTCAGGGGTATGGATGACACCCAAATTTTCTTGTCTAAAAATGCTACAGATCAGTGTattcaagaagaggaagaaaatctaaTTATAGTTGAGATCATTTTATACCAGAAAACAACTGCAGAAactaacttttaatttttcaaaactcaaTTAGGTGTGTGTATGGTCCGTTGGTATCCAGCTGTAACACCTGCCTGTTTCCGTAAGTACCATGTTCCACCACAACCCCAGCTTCAGCACACTTGCTGTTGGCAGCCAGTTCTTTCTCACACAGAGTCACAAACTGGGAATAAAGTTCTAAGCCTTCTTCTTTTCCAGAGTTAGAGTGATACTGCATGTTTCTTCCTTTTACTCTCCCTCCAAGGGTGGCTTGAGGGATGATCAGAACATTGCCAGGTAGATCCAATATAGACACATGCTTGCCATTTTCTGTTTCACTTAACTTCACATTTAACAGTGTATTAACTGGGTGGGGAATAAAGGGAAAACATCTTGAAGTGAGaaacaaacatgaagaaaatgaataatcatCCAGTCAGCAAATCTCATGTTTAAAACCTAGTTTGTTGGCTCATGCTTTTTATCTAAAATCTCTATTCAGATTTAAAGAACTGCTTCATCTaagcaagaaaaataaggcaAGTTTCATGCAAAAAATGGCATGATGTTTTAAATCCACTGGGCAGTCAAGATTTCCTAACAATAAATTGATGAAGTAAAGGACTAAAAATTAACCGTATACCAAAAACCTCAAAATATTGTTGCCCCGGGGAATACATTAGAAGATTCTgcctctttgttcctttttatattcCATAAGAAAACCTCACTGGAAAAAAGCCATGATGAATTCTCCTCACACCAAATTCTGCTTTACAACAAAGAATATTAAATAGAAATCTTAGAGTAACTTAACTGCCTAGAGTTCTAAGCTGAAACAAAGTTTCCAGGTTTATTCTGAGTATAAACCAGATAATTTTACGGTTTCATAATCTCAAAGGCACTACTTAACAAAGTCTAATCATATGACAAATGTAACCCAGGGAGAAGAGTAAAGGTGAAGCAAACATCATCAGAAACTCACTGTTATAACCAAAAAAGTAAGTCAAAAGATACACTggtattatattcatatatacacaaGAAAACATGGTGTTATTTTTATGGCACTGATGAAAGTATACTAATAACTCGTAAGAACTGTCAAAAAAGCCATAAATATCTATGTGTAGCTAAAGATTTAAAGTTAGAAAACCTGTTTACATCTCAACATTAGTCATTTTCtagacaataaacaataaacaaaagaaacaccTACTATGAAGAGCCTTAAGGTCTTCTTGGCTCTGTAAAGGGTATAAATACCTTCTGCTTATAAGAAATATTTCTCAGGAGTACCTAGGTGGCTTGTTGGTGAAGCGTCCAACTtctgattttggcccaggtcaagatctcagggtggtgagatcaagccccctgtccggctccatgcacagcatggagtctgcttgagattctctctcttctctttctctgcccctccgcaTGCTTGCATACAcattcacactctctcaaataaataaaatcttaaaaaaaaaaaaaggagtactcCTCAGAGGACAATTGATAAACTATAGAGATCTCACACTCTACCAGTAATTATGTTTGAAAATGTATGCTTTCTAATAGGGTAGTCAATGGTTTCAAGTGCTGGAGGGTTTGTAGTAAATATTAGTAAGGACCCAGTATGGTTGCCCCACTCCACAAATCACAGAATTAACCTGGTAGAAACCTGCCAAGATGAACACCCAAATGAATTTCTAAGATACGCATGAAGCACTATCAATTTTCaactaatttctattttaaaatacctcTAATTTTCTCTATGATGAATAGGACTTTGCTATAGAGCCAGCAGTTGTTATTGATTGCTTCTAAGAAAACTGTAACTCTCCAGAGCACTTAGCTCCAAGGGAAATATCTACCCAGCTATCCAGGCCTCAGGCTAGTGACACACTAAGTAGACAATTTTGAAGTAACAGGCGAGCGAGGTTTAGTACAATTTATTAAACTTCCACATACCTCCCTCTACTGGCTATAACTGAGAATTCAATTAATGTTGTTAGTATTCAAGTAACAGTTATGTAGAAATAAACATAATACAGATACAAATGTCAGGAAGTAGAATTAAAATGAGACAATGAATTAATGGCATGTTGAAAACGCAAATATCTTAAGACAGGTTATCAATTAAGTATCTCTAATGATGTATATGGGAAGTTAAGCTTTGACAGGTCCCTGGATCTCAGTTCAATTATACTGAAGATGAATTGAGAAAGATTCTGCACATCTCTATGTTAGCCACATAACTTTAGACTTTATGGATATAACTGGTTATGTTCCCAAGGGGTACATGATTTGATTAGAAAgatatgaattcatttaataaGTATGAGGTGAAGTTTAAGAGAGTCCCATCACACTGGCTTACTTTGCCTGGAATAGAGGGAAGTACAAGCTAATGGTATCAGTAATAGatggtctttttttgtttataactTACACCAGCAGAATGGGATAGAATCACAGCTCTTTACTGAGAGTCATAATATACACAGTTTTGTTTTAGACTGTCCACTAAAAGAGTTAAGGTGGACCTCCTAGTTCATCACAATCTTAATGTATGTATTCAAAGTGAACTTAGACACAGATGGAAACACAGGATTTATTTAGTATAATACAAAATGTAGCTTGGATTTGGGtggttcatttcattttattataccTAAGAGTCACTTAAAGTCTAAAACAACTTTAGGAGTCACAATGACGaaaattttcttcctgttttcgcAGATGTCTACTATGCTTTTTATG
This Mustela nigripes isolate SB6536 chromosome 13, MUSNIG.SB6536, whole genome shotgun sequence DNA region includes the following protein-coding sequences:
- the DTD2 gene encoding D-aminoacyl-tRNA deacylase 2; this encodes MTESGRIPQARALLQQCLHARLQVRPAEEDAESQWVEVQRGLVIYVCFFKGANKELLPKMVNTLLNVKLSETENGKHVSILDLPGNVLIIPQATLGGRVKGRNMQYHSNSGKEEGLELYSQFVTLCEKELAANSKCAEAGVVVEHGTYGNRQVLQLDTNGPYTHLIEF